The following are encoded together in the Malaya genurostris strain Urasoe2022 chromosome 3, Malgen_1.1, whole genome shotgun sequence genome:
- the LOC131438212 gene encoding microtubule-associated protein RP/EB family member 1-like: MAVNVHCTSVTTENMSRRDMLAWVNQTLISDFKKVEELCTGAAYCQLMDLLFPGCVPLKRVKYCTNQDHDFINNLRLFQNALVSLKVEKPVPIDRLIKGRFQDNFEFLQWFKKFFDANYDGKEYDPQAARNNVPMGYGTPNALRPSQKTNVPGNVGFGKARAIEKKTTPTSALIKAPKVSTDTSKALLEKVNYLMEERDELTVKMQTMEIERDYYYQKLTQIEALISEEESPENQTFCDRAKEIMFAES; encoded by the exons ATGGCGGTCAACGTTCACTGTACGAGCGTAACGACGGAAAATATGTCCCGACGGGATATGTTGGCTTGGGTCAATCAGACTCTGATATCCGATTTCAAGAAAGTTGAGGAACTGTGCACAG GTGCCGCCTACTGTCAGTTGATGGATTTACTGTTCCCGGGTTGTGTTCCCCTGAAACGTGTGAAGTATTGCACCAATCAGGATCACGATTTCATCAATAATCTGAGACTGTTTCAGAACGCTCTAGTCTCGTTGAAGGTAGAAAAGCCAGTTCCAATCGACCGATTGATAAAAGGTCGATTCCAGGATAATTTCGAATTTCTGCAATGGTTCAAAAAGTTCTTCGATGCCAACTACGATGGTAAAGAGTATGATCCCCAGGCGGCCCGTAATAACGTTCCGATGGGCTACGGGACACCGAATGCGCTCAGGCCGAGTCAGAAGACGAATGTACCCGGAAATGTTGGTTTCGGGAAAGCGCGTGCAATAGAAAAGAAAACCACTCCCACGTCTGCGCTTATCAAAGCTCCCAAGGTGAGCACCGACACTAGTAAGGCACTGTTGGAAAAAGTGAACTATCTCATGGAGGAACGGGACGAGCTGACGGTGAAAATGCAAACAATGGAAATTGAACGAGACTACTACTATCAAAAGTTGACACAAATAGAGGCTTT aatttccgAAGAAGAATCTCCTGAGAACCAAACATTTTGTGATCGGGCGAAAGAAATTATGTTCGCCGAATCCTAG